Proteins encoded within one genomic window of Tabrizicola piscis:
- the rplF gene encoding 50S ribosomal protein L6: MSRIGKKPVTLVKGTSASISGQTIEVKGPKGTRSFTAGDDVTLTVEGDTVKVTPRGMSKRARQQWGMTRSMVDNLVVGVSTGFKKEMEIQGVGYRAAMAGNVLKLSLGYSHEVNFEVPAGVTVTSPKNTEIIVEGIDQQLVGQVAANIREWRAPEPYKGKGIRYKGEFVFRKEGKKK; this comes from the coding sequence ATGTCTCGTATCGGCAAGAAGCCCGTCACCCTGGTCAAGGGCACCTCGGCCTCGATCAGCGGCCAGACCATCGAAGTGAAGGGGCCGAAAGGCACCCGCAGCTTCACCGCAGGCGATGACGTGACGCTGACCGTGGAAGGGGATACCGTCAAGGTCACCCCCCGCGGCATGTCCAAACGTGCGCGTCAGCAGTGGGGCATGACCCGGTCCATGGTCGACAACCTGGTTGTCGGCGTCTCGACCGGGTTCAAGAAGGAAATGGAAATCCAGGGCGTGGGTTACCGCGCCGCGATGGCGGGCAATGTGCTCAAGCTGTCGTTGGGCTACAGCCACGAAGTCAACTTCGAGGTGCCCGCCGGCGTGACCGTGACTTCTCCGAAGAACACCGAAATCATTGTGGAAGGCATTGACCAGCAGCTTGTTGGTCAGGTCGCCGCGAACATCCGCGAATGGCGCGCGCCCGAGCCCTACAAGGGCAAAGGCATCCGCTACAAGGGTGAGTTCGTGTTCCGCAAGGAAGGCAAGAAGAAGTAA
- the rpsH gene encoding 30S ribosomal protein S8, whose protein sequence is MMMNDPLGDMLTRIRNAQMRGKSTVKTPASTLRARVLEVLVSEGYIRGWEKADTDNGQGEFTISLKYYEGEPVIRELKRVSKPGRRVYMGVKEIPSVRNGLGVSIVSTPKGVMSDANARAANVGGEVLCTVF, encoded by the coding sequence ACACGCATTCGCAACGCCCAGATGCGTGGCAAGTCCACGGTCAAGACCCCGGCGTCCACGCTGCGGGCCCGGGTTCTGGAAGTGCTGGTTTCCGAAGGCTACATCCGTGGCTGGGAAAAAGCTGACACCGACAACGGTCAGGGCGAATTCACGATCAGCCTGAAGTACTACGAAGGTGAGCCTGTGATCCGCGAACTCAAGCGCGTGTCCAAGCCCGGCCGTCGGGTGTACATGGGCGTGAAAGAGATCCCCTCGGTCCGCAACGGTCTGGGTGTCTCGATTGTCTCCACGCCGAAAGGCGTCATGTCGGATGCAAATGCACGCGCTGCCAATGTTGGCGGCGAAGTGCTTTGCACCGTATTCTAA